A genomic segment from Dietzia psychralcaliphila encodes:
- a CDS encoding DUF4262 domain-containing protein: MSHTAIQFRPVTTIDPDMALVAAHIDRFGLHLVHVGEGCACEDCESAPLPPDQRFGYTVGLTDRGHPELLVRGLRARETAELLNRWGGSVLDGQVLAAGHLLCEGPDGPTWELVPVRRPSRTLRWAGRYYRTAGTGGLTALELVPARRPCPCDGCC; the protein is encoded by the coding sequence GTGTCCCACACCGCCATCCAGTTCCGTCCCGTCACCACAATCGATCCCGACATGGCGCTCGTCGCCGCCCACATCGACCGGTTCGGACTGCACCTGGTCCATGTGGGCGAGGGTTGTGCCTGCGAGGACTGCGAGTCCGCCCCCCTGCCACCGGATCAACGCTTCGGATACACGGTCGGGCTCACCGACCGCGGACACCCGGAACTCCTGGTCCGCGGGTTGCGAGCCCGGGAGACGGCCGAGCTCCTCAACCGATGGGGCGGCTCCGTCCTGGACGGCCAGGTACTCGCCGCCGGCCACCTGCTGTGCGAGGGCCCCGACGGGCCGACGTGGGAGCTGGTTCCGGTCCGGCGCCCCTCCAGGACCCTGCGATGGGCGGGGCGCTACTACCGCACTGCCGGAACCGGCGGACTCACTGCCCTGGAGCTGGTGCCCGCGCGGCGGCCCTGCCCGTGCGACGGGTGCTGCTGA
- a CDS encoding YeiH family protein: protein MIGDLSTRPRGLAPGVAVALAGMAVAIWTSRLVPALNPMLVAIVLGAVLGNSIRLPPGVGAGLAFSARTLLRVGIALLGLQLLFGDIAALGWQVIALVVVIVGLGIAGTVILGGALGLGWTQRLLIACGFSICGAAAVAAVDSVTEADEEEVLTAVTLVVIFGTAMILAVPLLSSALHLSDTAAGMWAGGSIHEVAQVVAAGGAIGGTALGVATVVKLARVLLLAPVVTAISIHRRRLAGAGGHATRPPMVPAFVVAFIACVCVRSSGILPEGILDAASLAQTVLLTCAMFALGVGVRVATMRRVGARPVVLAAASTVWVAGIALAGVLLIGPVPAG from the coding sequence ATGATCGGCGACCTGTCCACCCGCCCGCGCGGGCTCGCTCCCGGGGTCGCCGTCGCTCTCGCGGGCATGGCCGTGGCGATCTGGACCAGCCGCCTGGTCCCGGCCCTCAACCCGATGCTCGTCGCGATCGTGCTCGGTGCCGTGCTCGGCAACTCAATCCGCCTACCTCCGGGAGTCGGCGCCGGCCTGGCCTTCTCCGCCCGGACGCTGTTGCGGGTCGGCATAGCGCTGCTCGGCCTGCAGCTCCTGTTCGGCGACATCGCGGCGCTCGGCTGGCAGGTCATCGCGCTCGTCGTCGTCATCGTCGGGCTGGGCATCGCCGGCACCGTCATCCTGGGCGGCGCGCTCGGACTCGGCTGGACGCAGCGACTACTCATCGCCTGCGGATTCTCGATCTGCGGCGCCGCGGCGGTCGCGGCGGTGGACAGCGTCACCGAGGCCGACGAGGAGGAGGTGCTCACCGCGGTGACCCTCGTCGTCATCTTCGGCACCGCCATGATCCTCGCCGTTCCACTGCTGTCGAGTGCGCTGCACCTGTCGGACACCGCGGCGGGGATGTGGGCCGGTGGATCCATCCACGAGGTCGCCCAGGTGGTCGCGGCGGGAGGCGCCATCGGCGGCACCGCTCTCGGCGTGGCGACCGTCGTCAAGCTCGCGCGCGTCCTCCTGCTCGCCCCCGTGGTGACGGCGATCAGCATCCATCGGCGACGACTCGCAGGGGCGGGCGGGCACGCGACCAGACCGCCGATGGTCCCCGCGTTCGTCGTCGCGTTCATCGCGTGCGTCTGTGTGCGGTCGTCCGGAATCCTCCCCGAGGGGATCCTCGACGCCGCCTCGCTCGCGCAGACCGTGCTGCTCACGTGTGCGATGTTCGCGCTCGGTGTCGGCGTCCGCGTCGCCACCATGCGGAGGGTGGGCGCGCGGCCGGTCGTCCTGGCCGCCGCGTCCACCGTGTGGGTGGCGGGCATCGCGCTCGCGGGGGTCCTCCTGATCGGTCCCGTGCCCGCCGGGTGA
- a CDS encoding FAD-binding oxidoreductase has translation MGTDGHPSGSLIVGRRRHDEGVGRLLASFEAIPRGEPARLAKKTSNLFRPRTSSSSPGLDTTGLTRVVSVDPDARTADVQGMCTYEDLVDATLPYGLMPYVVPQLKTITLGGAVTGLGIESSSFRLGLPHESVLEMDVLTGTGEIVTARPDGTEREQALHRGFPNSYGSLGYAVRLRIALEPVSRYVELRHVRFDTLAALTDGLARISESGSHDDEEVDFLDGVVFTADESYLTLGRWTDEPGPVSDYSGVRDKQAVYYRSIRHGGPAGSVVRDRLTIRDYLWRWDTDWFWCSRAFGVQNPRIRRLWPQQLLRSSAYWKIIGLDHRYDLGDRIGALKGEGPRERVVQDVEVTIDRTAEFLEWFLREVPIEPLWVCPLRLRERTPAPTLGDGPGSDRPWPLYPLAPDTTYVNIGFWSSAPIEPGMAEGAWNRRIEEEVSRLGGHKSLYSEVFYSREEFDQLYGGEHAARLKNQFDPQGRFSTLYDKAVGAR, from the coding sequence ATGGGCACTGATGGTCATCCGTCCGGATCGCTGATCGTCGGACGCCGTCGCCACGACGAGGGTGTGGGACGACTCCTGGCCAGCTTCGAGGCGATTCCCCGGGGTGAGCCCGCCCGGCTTGCCAAGAAGACGTCCAATCTGTTCAGGCCGCGCACTTCGTCGTCGTCACCAGGCCTGGACACCACCGGTCTGACGCGCGTCGTCTCCGTGGACCCGGACGCCCGCACCGCCGACGTCCAGGGCATGTGCACGTACGAGGACCTGGTGGACGCCACCCTGCCGTACGGGCTGATGCCGTACGTGGTGCCGCAGCTCAAGACCATCACTCTGGGCGGCGCGGTCACCGGGTTGGGCATCGAGTCCAGCTCGTTCCGGTTGGGACTGCCGCACGAGTCGGTGCTGGAGATGGACGTGCTCACCGGCACCGGCGAGATCGTCACGGCGCGCCCCGACGGCACCGAGCGCGAGCAGGCGCTGCACCGCGGCTTCCCCAATTCCTACGGTTCGCTGGGCTACGCGGTGCGGCTGCGTATCGCGCTCGAACCGGTGTCGCGGTACGTGGAGTTGCGGCACGTCCGGTTCGACACCCTCGCCGCGCTGACCGACGGGCTGGCGCGGATCAGCGAGTCCGGGTCCCACGACGACGAGGAGGTCGACTTCCTCGACGGGGTCGTCTTCACGGCGGACGAGTCCTACCTGACCCTGGGGCGGTGGACCGACGAGCCCGGCCCCGTCTCGGATTACTCGGGGGTGCGGGACAAGCAGGCCGTCTACTACCGGTCGATCCGGCACGGTGGGCCCGCCGGGTCGGTGGTCCGCGACCGGCTGACCATCCGCGACTACCTCTGGCGCTGGGACACCGACTGGTTCTGGTGCTCGCGCGCGTTCGGGGTGCAGAACCCCCGAATCCGCAGGCTGTGGCCGCAGCAGCTGCTCAGGTCCTCGGCGTACTGGAAGATAATCGGGCTCGACCACCGCTACGACCTGGGCGACAGGATCGGGGCGCTCAAGGGCGAGGGGCCGCGCGAACGGGTGGTGCAGGACGTCGAGGTGACCATCGACCGCACCGCCGAGTTCCTCGAGTGGTTTCTGCGCGAGGTGCCCATCGAACCACTGTGGGTGTGCCCGCTGCGACTCCGGGAGCGCACCCCGGCACCGACTCTCGGAGACGGACCGGGGTCCGATCGTCCGTGGCCGCTGTATCCGCTGGCACCCGACACCACCTACGTCAACATCGGGTTCTGGTCCTCCGCCCCGATCGAGCCGGGAATGGCCGAGGGGGCGTGGAACCGACGCATCGAGGAGGAGGTCTCCCGGCTCGGCGGACACAAATCTCTGTATTCCGAGGTCTTCTACTCCCGGGAGGAGTTCGACCAGTTGTACGGCGGCGAGCACGCGGCGCGGCTCAAGAACCAGTTCGATCCGCAGGGTCGCTTCTCGACCCTCTACGACAAGGCGGTGGGTGCACGGTGA
- a CDS encoding condensation domain-containing protein, which translates to MRLTTVTRMSLPSGVVHRFATHITPVQGEDTPPSFDQARHASLGRRAGSWMAVAFALPFPADRDQVARAWLAVVARHGTLRTVLEGGEKGDDELRLRPVTVHPLGWQVPPAGPDEDPRAVLRRVFDQACCPFATPSHALCLVEPEDGDERPVVVIGLDHSHVDAWSLLVLLRDFSSCLDDLACGLEPGTCLAPAAAFAEHTRELAERPPAPPRVHGRWAEILADGGMPVFPLDLGDLSTPREEVVEVRDVLDPDGVAALEREAAAGGVRMIALAMAEMTAVFRRRAGVGLRAVLPVHSRHHERWHDSVGWFITNSVIECSDPDPRACAAAVRDAVELGSHALGPILEPYGGMPHTPGMFAISWLDHRRLPIDVDLSLGPQHVSAAIRTDGVMVWFVVNGSGLHVRCRYPDTARARESVGGWLDELCAGLVRRSFNGPGPRARGGAAGPRDPDRDRPAATPRRAIVSA; encoded by the coding sequence ATGAGGCTCACCACCGTAACGCGGATGTCGCTCCCGTCCGGCGTCGTGCACCGGTTTGCGACACACATCACCCCAGTTCAGGGCGAGGACACGCCGCCGTCCTTCGACCAGGCGCGCCACGCCTCGCTCGGCCGTCGCGCCGGGTCGTGGATGGCGGTGGCGTTTGCCCTGCCGTTCCCCGCCGACCGCGATCAGGTGGCGCGGGCGTGGCTCGCCGTGGTCGCCCGGCACGGGACCCTGCGGACGGTGCTCGAGGGGGGAGAGAAGGGCGACGACGAGCTGCGGCTCCGCCCCGTCACCGTGCACCCGCTCGGCTGGCAGGTGCCGCCGGCCGGGCCGGACGAGGACCCCCGCGCGGTGCTGCGCCGGGTGTTCGATCAGGCCTGCTGCCCGTTCGCGACGCCGTCCCACGCACTGTGCCTGGTGGAGCCGGAGGACGGGGACGAGCGGCCGGTGGTGGTGATCGGCCTGGACCACTCGCACGTGGACGCGTGGTCGTTGCTGGTCCTGCTGCGGGACTTCAGTTCGTGCCTGGACGACCTCGCGTGCGGCCTCGAACCGGGCACCTGCCTGGCCCCGGCGGCCGCGTTCGCCGAGCACACCAGGGAGCTGGCGGAGCGACCCCCCGCCCCGCCCCGGGTGCACGGCAGGTGGGCGGAGATCCTCGCCGATGGCGGGATGCCGGTCTTCCCGCTCGACCTGGGTGACCTGTCGACCCCGCGGGAGGAGGTGGTGGAGGTGCGCGACGTGTTGGACCCGGACGGCGTGGCCGCGCTCGAGCGCGAGGCGGCGGCGGGCGGCGTGCGGATGATCGCCCTGGCGATGGCGGAGATGACGGCCGTGTTCCGCCGGCGTGCCGGGGTGGGCCTGCGGGCGGTGCTGCCCGTGCACTCACGCCACCACGAGCGGTGGCACGACTCCGTGGGATGGTTCATCACCAACTCGGTGATCGAATGCTCCGACCCCGATCCTCGCGCCTGCGCCGCGGCGGTCCGTGACGCCGTCGAGCTGGGCTCCCACGCCCTGGGCCCGATCCTCGAACCGTACGGCGGGATGCCGCACACGCCCGGGATGTTCGCCATCTCGTGGCTGGACCACCGGCGGCTGCCGATCGACGTGGACCTGAGCCTGGGCCCGCAGCACGTGTCCGCGGCGATCCGCACGGACGGGGTGATGGTGTGGTTCGTGGTCAACGGCTCCGGACTGCACGTGCGATGCCGCTACCCGGACACCGCCCGGGCCCGCGAGTCGGTGGGGGGCTGGTTGGACGAACTGTGTGCGGGCCTGGTCCGGCGGTCCTTCAACGGGCCGGGTCCGCGGGCCCGGGGAGGCGCGGCGGGGCCGCGGGATCCGGACCGGGACCGGCCTGCGGCCACGCCGCGTCGAGCCATCGTCAGTGCGTGA
- a CDS encoding patatin-like phospholipase family protein, whose translation MSSGALEETYEEDRMKVALALGSGGARGYAHIGAIRELESRGHEVVGVSGASMGAVVGSLLAAGELDRFEEWVRGLAQRDVLRLLDVSFAGGGAIRANKIMGVIGEMLDDVRIEDLAIPYTAVATDLRARREVWFTRGPADIAVRASFAIPSIVTPAIVGGRLMIDGGVTNPVPLEPLASVESDLVLAVSLTGRRAGIRGSTFQESSDPEEPSAVADPKISKKGGTVAAGTAARLSGRIRIAAADVRDADLVRLVAARFGQDAAGAETAGVDGIDSGGEGTDFDPAAVGAPTPRGSEQPSPEVEEAVEEGEREVRAEALGDERSLESLPGTLRIFDVVSQSIEAMQSILTGYRMAGNRPDVLVEVPSDSCSAFDFHRAEEMIELGRRLTAEALDREGL comes from the coding sequence ATGTCATCGGGGGCGCTCGAGGAGACGTATGAGGAGGACCGGATGAAGGTCGCGTTGGCATTGGGTTCCGGTGGGGCGCGCGGGTACGCGCACATCGGGGCCATCCGCGAACTCGAGTCACGCGGACACGAGGTGGTCGGGGTGTCCGGGGCGTCGATGGGCGCTGTGGTGGGTTCGCTGCTCGCGGCCGGCGAGTTGGACCGTTTCGAGGAATGGGTGCGGGGTCTGGCACAGCGGGACGTCCTGCGGTTGCTCGACGTGTCCTTCGCCGGTGGGGGAGCGATCCGTGCCAACAAGATCATGGGCGTGATCGGCGAGATGCTCGACGACGTGCGGATCGAGGATCTGGCCATCCCCTACACCGCGGTGGCCACCGACCTGCGGGCGCGCCGGGAGGTGTGGTTCACCCGTGGCCCGGCGGATATCGCGGTACGTGCGTCGTTCGCGATCCCGAGCATCGTCACACCGGCGATCGTGGGCGGGAGACTGATGATCGACGGAGGGGTGACCAACCCGGTCCCGCTCGAACCGCTCGCCTCGGTGGAGAGTGATCTGGTCCTGGCCGTGTCACTGACCGGTCGACGGGCCGGGATCCGCGGTTCCACGTTCCAGGAGAGCTCGGACCCGGAGGAACCGTCGGCCGTGGCCGATCCGAAGATCTCGAAGAAGGGCGGCACCGTCGCCGCGGGGACCGCCGCCAGGCTCTCCGGCCGCATTCGGATCGCGGCAGCGGACGTCCGTGACGCCGACCTGGTGCGGCTCGTCGCGGCCCGCTTCGGTCAGGACGCGGCCGGGGCGGAGACGGCAGGGGTGGACGGGATCGACTCTGGCGGGGAGGGAACGGATTTCGACCCGGCAGCCGTCGGCGCGCCGACCCCGAGAGGGTCGGAGCAGCCGTCGCCAGAGGTCGAGGAAGCGGTCGAGGAGGGCGAACGGGAGGTCCGGGCCGAGGCGCTCGGTGACGAGCGGAGCCTCGAGTCCCTCCCGGGCACGCTGCGGATCTTCGACGTGGTCTCCCAGTCGATCGAGGCCATGCAGAGCATCCTCACCGGGTACCGGATGGCCGGCAACCGTCCGGACGTACTCGTGGAGGTGCCCTCCGACTCGTGTTCGGCGTTCGACTTCCACCGGGCGGAGGAGATGATCGAACTCGGTCGCCGGCTCACCGCGGAGGCGCTGGACAGGGAGGGCCTGTGA
- a CDS encoding DUF732 domain-containing protein — MTARAHRAAQATRRTPATRPGRRRAVAAASGFAALALVLGACGEEGTAEDAVGDATSAVGSVAAEATSAVGDATDGDGATTGEQPAPDRTGENGGDDRAPDEQFLSEIRTVGVDAEDEQAYLTRGRDACASLDGDMGYVDVVRQYNDAHPDAPVTEAPVVVAAAVRAFCSQHLPQVGQGG, encoded by the coding sequence ATGACCGCACGTGCACACCGAGCCGCCCAGGCCACCAGGCGAACCCCTGCAACCCGCCCCGGTCGCCGTCGCGCGGTCGCCGCGGCGTCCGGATTCGCGGCACTCGCCCTGGTCCTGGGGGCGTGCGGCGAGGAGGGCACGGCGGAGGACGCGGTCGGTGACGCGACCAGCGCGGTGGGGTCCGTGGCCGCCGAGGCCACCTCGGCGGTCGGTGACGCCACCGACGGTGACGGGGCGACGACCGGTGAGCAACCGGCGCCTGACAGGACGGGCGAGAACGGCGGTGACGACCGGGCCCCCGACGAGCAGTTCCTGAGCGAGATCCGGACCGTCGGTGTGGACGCCGAGGACGAGCAGGCCTACCTCACCCGGGGGCGCGACGCCTGCGCATCACTCGATGGCGACATGGGTTACGTCGACGTGGTCCGGCAGTACAACGACGCGCACCCCGATGCCCCTGTGACGGAGGCGCCGGTGGTGGTGGCGGCCGCGGTCAGGGCGTTCTGCTCCCAGCACCTACCGCAGGTCGGCCAGGGGGGCTAG
- the aroD gene encoding type I 3-dehydroquinate dehydratase, which produces MPRHRLTLDARSPSIIVPLTGRDLTELDEQIGALNAAGAEFGGTPPAGTSPNAVQLFDVVEWRVDFYEPFTAGAGSDPSPAVEALERISAQLPGLPVLATFRTRAEGGDAEISPEAYLALAEALASTGLAAAIDVEYRHALAGDAIAAAHRHHTPVVASTHDFAETPPAEEIVARLAAMEDAGADVAKIAVTPRSAADVVTLLSATEQRFRVAGIPLITMSMGGLGAVTRLGGGTFGSSATFATVGAASAPGQLPAEGVRSALDLLRTGSAPGLL; this is translated from the coding sequence ATGCCCCGCCACCGGCTCACCCTTGATGCGCGTTCGCCGTCGATCATCGTCCCGCTCACGGGACGCGACCTCACGGAGCTCGACGAGCAGATCGGGGCGCTGAACGCCGCTGGCGCCGAGTTCGGTGGGACTCCCCCAGCGGGAACCAGCCCCAATGCAGTCCAGCTGTTCGACGTCGTGGAGTGGCGTGTCGACTTCTACGAGCCGTTCACCGCCGGGGCCGGGAGTGATCCCTCCCCGGCGGTGGAGGCCCTGGAGCGGATCTCGGCGCAGCTGCCGGGGCTGCCGGTCCTGGCGACGTTCCGCACCCGCGCCGAGGGAGGAGACGCGGAGATCTCACCGGAGGCCTATCTCGCGCTGGCAGAGGCGCTCGCCTCGACAGGTCTGGCGGCGGCGATCGACGTCGAGTACCGTCACGCGCTCGCCGGGGACGCGATCGCCGCTGCTCACAGGCACCACACCCCGGTGGTGGCGTCCACTCACGACTTCGCCGAGACCCCGCCGGCAGAGGAGATCGTGGCGCGGCTCGCCGCCATGGAGGACGCAGGGGCGGACGTGGCCAAGATCGCCGTGACTCCACGCTCCGCGGCAGATGTGGTGACCCTCTTGTCGGCCACCGAGCAACGATTCCGGGTGGCCGGCATCCCGCTGATCACCATGTCCATGGGCGGACTCGGGGCCGTCACGCGGCTCGGCGGCGGCACCTTCGGCTCCTCGGCCACGTTCGCCACCGTGGGCGCGGCCTCGGCACCCGGCCAGCTCCCGGCCGAGGGGGTCCGCAGCGCACTGGACCTGCTCCGGACCGGGTCAGCTCCGGGCCTGCTCTGA
- a CDS encoding DUF1697 domain-containing protein: MSSGSSAPDTRRHRKVALLRGINVGKGGRIAMRDLRACTEAAGGTAVTTVLATGNVLVTDPRPVSELRAALEAAYAERFGYGAVVQVVTLDSLSAAVAAYPFDTLEEHHDYVVFSDDPVVTTRVTQAMRAAIEGAALEAGAEAINGETDAAGHASDLAVAGTEAVAEGPGCVYWRVAKGSTLSSDAAKVLDRRDNKRHLTTRNVRTLTRILAAG; this comes from the coding sequence ATGAGTTCGGGATCGTCAGCCCCTGATACCCGGCGCCACCGGAAGGTGGCGCTGCTGCGCGGGATCAATGTCGGCAAGGGCGGCCGGATCGCCATGCGCGACCTGCGGGCGTGCACCGAGGCCGCCGGCGGGACCGCGGTGACGACCGTCCTGGCCACCGGCAACGTGCTCGTCACCGACCCCAGGCCGGTGTCCGAGCTGCGCGCGGCTCTCGAGGCCGCATACGCGGAGCGGTTCGGCTACGGGGCGGTGGTGCAGGTCGTCACCCTCGATTCGCTGTCGGCGGCGGTGGCGGCCTACCCCTTCGACACGCTGGAGGAACACCACGACTACGTGGTGTTCTCCGACGACCCGGTGGTGACGACCCGGGTGACGCAGGCGATGCGCGCGGCGATCGAGGGGGCCGCTCTCGAGGCCGGGGCCGAGGCCATCAACGGAGAAACCGACGCGGCCGGTCACGCGAGCGACCTGGCGGTTGCCGGCACCGAGGCGGTCGCCGAAGGGCCGGGCTGCGTGTACTGGCGGGTCGCGAAGGGCTCGACGCTCTCCTCCGACGCCGCCAAGGTGCTCGACAGACGGGACAACAAGCGTCACCTCACCACGAGGAACGTCAGGACCCTGACCAGGATCCTCGCCGCCGGCTGA
- a CDS encoding DUF2599 domain-containing protein has product MRPDSVRSFVAAAALLAIAATSGCSNTGTGPEAGPSVEEDTSSSSRIVPPPAAPSRPGPPPVTPPPSTPVPLIVSATWADSDFGVTLKVAPTPAGREAWGALDADAAWQEVLQLAPDADTPGMREQFDCHWTWARILEPDKPTWNLEPWRPVVADEQMLAEGCNPGGPEV; this is encoded by the coding sequence ATGCGCCCTGATTCCGTCCGATCGTTCGTGGCCGCCGCGGCACTGCTCGCGATCGCGGCCACGTCGGGGTGCTCAAATACCGGGACAGGTCCGGAGGCGGGACCTTCGGTGGAGGAGGACACCTCGTCGTCGTCGCGGATCGTGCCACCACCGGCCGCGCCCTCACGACCGGGGCCCCCACCGGTCACACCTCCACCGTCGACTCCGGTCCCGCTCATCGTCTCGGCCACGTGGGCGGACTCCGACTTCGGCGTCACGCTGAAGGTCGCGCCCACCCCGGCGGGCCGTGAGGCGTGGGGCGCCCTCGACGCGGACGCGGCCTGGCAGGAGGTGCTGCAGCTCGCCCCGGACGCGGACACCCCCGGTATGCGGGAGCAGTTCGACTGCCACTGGACGTGGGCGCGGATCCTCGAGCCGGACAAGCCCACCTGGAATCTGGAGCCGTGGCGTCCGGTGGTGGCGGACGAGCAGATGCTGGCCGAGGGCTGCAACCCGGGAGGGCCGGAGGTGTGA
- a CDS encoding alpha/beta fold hydrolase has product MTTTRRPHTLVGGSGNALDHDLRGDGLPVVQLHGLSSSRRRDEVFGLDLTAGRDGLRVLRYDALGHGRSPGSADPADYTWPALARDLLALLDEVFPGRPVHGVGQSMGAATLLTAAVAEPDRLASLTLGIPPTAWEWRREQAALYDLAARQVERWGGARWAEKTRQPPTSPAIDPDRPFTVPDVADEWLPAAFRGAALTDFPSRDEVARVSAPALLLAWPDDASHPLAVAEELLDLLPEARLEVARTPAEVAAWPRQVGDFVRGYGG; this is encoded by the coding sequence GTGACGACGACGAGACGGCCGCACACCCTGGTCGGCGGGAGCGGGAACGCACTCGACCACGACCTCAGGGGCGACGGACTCCCGGTGGTGCAGCTTCACGGCCTGTCCTCGAGCCGGCGACGCGACGAGGTGTTCGGGCTGGACCTCACGGCGGGCCGGGACGGTCTGCGGGTGCTGCGCTACGACGCCCTAGGCCACGGCCGGTCACCGGGCTCCGCCGACCCCGCGGACTACACGTGGCCGGCGCTGGCCCGAGACCTACTGGCGCTGCTGGACGAGGTCTTCCCGGGTCGGCCCGTGCACGGGGTGGGCCAGTCGATGGGGGCGGCCACCCTGCTCACCGCGGCCGTGGCCGAGCCGGACCGGCTCGCCTCGCTCACGCTGGGGATCCCGCCGACCGCCTGGGAATGGCGTCGCGAGCAGGCGGCGCTCTACGACCTGGCCGCCCGGCAGGTCGAACGCTGGGGCGGGGCCCGCTGGGCCGAGAAGACCCGGCAGCCGCCCACCTCCCCGGCGATCGACCCCGACCGCCCGTTCACCGTCCCGGACGTCGCGGACGAGTGGTTGCCGGCGGCGTTCCGGGGCGCGGCCCTCACGGACTTCCCGTCGCGTGACGAGGTCGCGAGGGTCTCCGCTCCGGCACTCCTGCTGGCCTGGCCGGACGACGCCTCACACCCACTCGCGGTGGCCGAGGAGCTGCTCGACCTGCTTCCGGAGGCCCGACTCGAGGTGGCGCGCACACCCGCCGAGGTGGCGGCGTGGCCGCGGCAGGTGGGGGATTTCGTGCGAGGATACGGCGGCTGA
- a CDS encoding SRPBCC family protein, with protein sequence MAVSVQSVVKIEAGVSEIMEVLADVGSLVDWSSAHRAVEIREADDEGWPIVVWEKVAQYGVTDEMVVRYEWYDGEVSWSLVESGSQKIQNARYVLTDNGDGTTEVVFDLEVDLKIKLPGPVVKKAQKHIADVATTGLRDEVLRRYG encoded by the coding sequence ATGGCAGTGTCAGTGCAGTCCGTTGTGAAGATCGAGGCCGGCGTCTCCGAGATCATGGAGGTCCTGGCCGACGTCGGCTCCCTCGTCGACTGGTCGAGTGCCCACCGTGCGGTCGAGATCAGGGAGGCCGACGACGAGGGGTGGCCGATCGTCGTGTGGGAGAAGGTGGCCCAGTACGGCGTCACCGACGAGATGGTCGTGCGCTACGAGTGGTACGACGGCGAGGTGAGCTGGTCCCTGGTCGAGAGCGGTTCCCAGAAGATCCAGAACGCCCGGTACGTGCTCACCGACAACGGGGACGGCACCACCGAGGTGGTCTTTGACCTCGAGGTGGATCTGAAGATCAAGTTGCCGGGCCCCGTGGTCAAGAAGGCGCAGAAGCACATCGCCGACGTGGCCACCACGGGCCTGCGGGACGAGGTCCTGCGCCGGTACGGCTGA
- a CDS encoding LysR family transcriptional regulator, with product MTRTWPDLVVLELLVGVDEHGSLSAAARRVGMAQPNASRAVKQLERHFGTPLLRRHPRGATLTPHGTVIAHWARRVLAEAARLLDVAESLQTERSATLTVGASMTVAEQLMPRWLAALRGSRPEVGIHLQVHNSVRVTELVLDGTCDVGFVESPTLPRDLHTSTVARDRLVVVASPSHAWARRRIPPTIAELAATRLVVREPGSGTRTTLDRALEEYERAEPLLELASAAAIRTSVLDGVGPAVMSSLAVADQVASGELRAIHVEGLELNRELRAVWRPPRQLSGPAGELVALARRSGRRDARERDGVAPARP from the coding sequence ATGACACGGACCTGGCCCGACCTCGTCGTCCTCGAGCTGCTGGTCGGAGTCGACGAGCACGGGAGTCTCAGCGCGGCAGCGAGGCGGGTGGGCATGGCGCAACCCAACGCGAGCAGGGCGGTCAAGCAACTCGAACGGCACTTCGGGACGCCGTTGCTGCGGAGGCACCCACGAGGTGCGACGTTGACGCCGCACGGCACGGTGATCGCCCACTGGGCGCGTCGGGTTCTCGCGGAGGCGGCCCGGTTGCTCGACGTGGCGGAGAGTCTGCAGACCGAGCGGTCGGCGACGTTGACCGTGGGGGCGAGTATGACGGTCGCCGAGCAGTTGATGCCGCGCTGGCTGGCGGCGCTCCGGGGTTCGCGGCCGGAGGTTGGCATACACCTGCAGGTCCACAACTCGGTCCGGGTGACCGAGCTCGTTCTGGACGGCACGTGTGACGTCGGGTTCGTGGAGTCGCCTACCCTGCCCCGCGACCTGCACACGAGCACCGTCGCGCGGGACCGTCTCGTGGTGGTGGCGTCGCCGTCCCATGCGTGGGCGCGTCGACGTATTCCACCGACCATCGCGGAGCTCGCGGCCACGCGGCTCGTGGTGCGGGAGCCGGGATCCGGCACACGGACCACGCTGGACCGGGCTCTCGAGGAGTACGAGCGCGCCGAGCCGCTTCTCGAACTCGCGAGCGCGGCGGCCATCAGGACCAGCGTCCTCGACGGCGTGGGCCCGGCGGTGATGAGCTCCCTCGCCGTGGCCGACCAGGTGGCGTCCGGCGAGTTGCGTGCCATCCACGTCGAGGGACTCGAGCTGAACCGCGAGCTGCGGGCGGTGTGGCGACCGCCCCGACAGTTGTCCGGACCGGCGGGGGAGCTGGTGGCCCTCGCGCGCCGGAGCGGGCGGCGTGACGCGCGTGAGCGTGACGGCGTGGCCCCGGCCAGGCCGTGA